The Fretibacterium sp. OH1220_COT-178 genome segment GCCGATGGCGCGGGCCATCTCCGCGAACCCCTCGCCGAAGAGGCCGGATGCGACGGCCAGCAGTCTTTCGCCAGGCCTCAGGGCGCTTTTGACGCCGCCCCACAGAATGGACATCGCCTCTCCGGACGTGATCACAACGCTTTCCTTGGTCTCCAGCAGTTTTTGCACGAGCCCCTGGTTCCGGGCGTACAGCTCGTAAAAATCGGCCTCCAAATCGGAGCTGCCGAAATCGGTGAGCCATGCCTCACGGATCTTCTGTGGCACCGAGACGGGGCCGGGCACCAGTGCGATGGGATAGGTCTTCATGAGTCTGTTTCCTTTCGGGGCTGAACCCTCTCTTAATGATATGCGGTTTTGCGAGGCGACTTCCAAAGGGATTTTTGCAATCGCCCGGAAAACGGCGGGCAAAAATGCCTGTCCAACCTCCAATTATACGGGTCCGCCACGAAAATGCAAAAGGGCCGCCCTGGAAGACGGCCCGATGGGCGGCGTGGTTCTCGTCCCCAAGTCGGAGCAGGCTTCGGAGGTCACCGTTTCGTCAGGGCTCCGACCATCTTCTCGGCAAATTCGATCAGTTCCTCCCGAGTCGTCCCGGCGCTCTCCAGGGTGAGGGTCCTGTCCTTTCCCAGCTCGATGGCCAAGGCCAGCCCCAGGAGATCCTGGTCCTCCAGGATGGCACGGTGTCCCGCGATCTCGATTGTGCGATAGCGCGAGCCGAATCCGATCGGAAGGTCGACGGCGTCGACCTTTTTGGGGGGGACACGGAGCGTTCCCGGCCCGGCTCCCTCCATAAGGACGGCCTCGATTCGGGCGGCCGGAGCGTGGCGTGCATAAACGCGATTGTGCCAGGTGCCCAAATCCTCGGAGGCCGTTCGGAAGGGCACCGTATCCCGGGACGATGCCGTCCAGGGCCCCAAACGGTTGGGGAGAGGGGCTCCCGCGGCGGCGGCGCAGAGAACGAGGAGGCCAAGAAACGAGGTGACCGCAAGAACGGGCATACGCTTAAGGGGCATTTCATCCGCTCCTCTCGAAAACGTGCTGAATTTCAGGACCGGACTTTCCGGCATGCCACGATTATACCGGACTTTGTCGCAAACTGTTCTGCGCCATTCGAGGGAGGGAAAATCGTCGTTGATCCATCCAAAAATATATTTTACTATTGAGATGTTTTGTGAAACATAATATAATCACCCTCAAACCTTCGAGGCGAAGCGGCGAAGGTTGGGGTCCGAACGAGATCCTATCTTGAACGATGGAGGGAAGGACTTCGATGAAACGATGGAACGGGTTTGGCATGCTGCTGGGGATGTTTGTGCTGCTCTTCCTGCTGGGGGGCGCGGTGGGCTTTGCCGCCGAACCGATTAAGATCGGCTATATGGCGACGCTGACCGGAGAGGGGGCCACGTGGGGCCAACACGAACGCGACGGGGCGCTTCTTGCGGTCAAGGATGTCAACGCAAGGGGCGGGCTCCTGGGGCGTCCGCTCGAGCTGATCTGCTACGACATCAAGGGAAAGCCGGAGGAGGCGGTCAACGCGATACGCCGCTTGATTCACGACGACAAGGTCGTCGCCATCGGAGGCAGCAACTACAGCGGCATTCAGCTTGCGGTCGCGCCCATTGCCGAGAAGGGGCAAGTCCCCGTCATCGCTACGTCGGCGACGAACCCAGCCGTTACGGTCGATCCCAACACGGGCAAGGTCCGTCCCTACATGTTCCGTATAACATACACGGATCCCTATCAGGGAAGAGTCATTGCGGATTATCTCATCAAGAAATGCGGCGCCAAGAAGCTGGCGATTCTCGGCGACGTGGGGGACGCCTACTCCGAGGGGCTGACGGAGTTCGTCAGGAAGACGGCCGATGAACTGGGGGTCGAGAACAAGTTCTGGGCCTTCCGGGGAGGAGACGTGGACTTTCGGGCGCAGCTGACCTCCGCTCGGGAGTGGGGGGCGGACGCGATAGCGCTGACGATGCTCTACAAGGAGATGGGGCTGGTCATCAAACAGGCCGCGGAGCTGGACTGGAAGCCCTTCTTTATGGGCGGGGACGGGTACAGCCCTAATATCGCCGAGATCGCAGGCAAGGCTTTGGATGGGACGTTCTGGGTGAATAGCGTCAATATCGACGATCCTATGTTTGATGCCATGAAGAAAAGGTATAAGGAAGAGTTTGGTCAGGAAGCGACGGAAATTTCAAATACCGTCTACGCTTACGATGTGATGACGATGTTTGCCCATGCGATCGAGACGGCGGGGGTTGCCGAGGGTCCTGCCATCAAGGATGCGATCGAAAACACGCAGAATCTTCAAGTGACGCATTTCAGCTGGAGCGTGGACAAGGCAACCCACAATCCACTGAACAAGCCTGCCTCGGTTTTCGAGGCCAAGGACGGCAAATTGGTCTTTCTGGAGCAATGGAAACCCGACGATGCAAAGTAGCGGGTCGGGTGTCCGTAGAGATAGGGAATGGGTCGCAGCGTTGCGCTGCGACCCATTTTTTATGCGGCCAGCGGATTGGCATTCCCTCTGCTAGAATACTGTAGAATTTCGTGGTGAAACCATTTTCTGGGAGGGAGAGGGAAATATTATGGCCTTCGATGCCATAAATCAGCGCTTGAGCAAACTCAGGGGCCTGATGCGTGAGAGGGATGCGGACGCCTTTGTCCTGTTTGTCCTGGAGCGCCTCAACTCGGAGAGTTGCCACTATATCTCGGGCTTCCGCGGCAGCAGCGCCGCTCTCATCATCGATCAGGAGGACGCCCGCCTGATTACGGACGGACGCTATCGAACCCAGGCCGTGGAACAGTCTCCCTTTTCCCTGACCGTCCAGGCGCTGCCCCTTCCGCTTTACGTGGCCAAGGCGATTTCCGAGCGGGGATGGCGTTCGGTGGCTTTCGAGGCGGAAAGGATATCGCATGGGCTCTTTGAGGCGTTTTTTCGCCCCCTCTCCACCCGATGGGTGGATGCCTCGGCGTTTATTCCCTCCCTGCGCCGCTCCAAGGACAGGACGGAGGCCGATGCCATACGACGAGCGGCGGTCATCGCCCGCAAGGCCTACGATCTGATGCTCGAACGGGTGGAGCCCGGTATGACGGAGGCCGACTTCGAGAGCCAGTTGCTCTGCGAGATCAAGAAGCTGGGTGGAGAGAAGGGATGGGCACACGACGATTTTATCGTCGCCTCGGGGGCTCGGGGCGCCATGTGCCACGCCCGGGCCACCCGAAAGCCGTTCGGGCTCGGGGAGACCGTGACCCTCGATTACGGAGTCATGGTGGATGGATACATGTGCGACATAACCCGCAACTTCGCCGTCGGGCATGCTCAGCCGAGGGCTCTCGAGCTCAACGACATCCTTTTGAAGGCTCATCGAGAGGCCGCCGCCGCCCTTCGTCCGGGTGTTGCGGGCAGGGACGTCGACGCGGTGGCGCGGAAGGTCGTCACGGATGCCGGGTACGGGGAGGACTTCGTCCATGGGTTGGGGCACGGTCTGGGACTGGAGATTCACGAAGCCCCGCGTCTGTCGGCTCTCTCCCGGGACGTCCTTCAGGTTGGGGATGTCGTGACGATAGAGCCGGGCATCTACATCGAAGGGTGGGGAGGGCTGCGCATCGAGGATGATTACATCATCACCGAGACCGGCGCGGAGTGTCTGACCTTACCTGACGATCAGTCTTTACGGATCGCAGGCTGAAGCGCCCGATCGCTTTCGGCTAAAATACGTGTCCGGGAACGTGGGAGCCCGGGAAAGGAGAACAGGTACGTGGACAGCAACACGGAGAGGCCCGACTTGGTTGGGATGGGGCAATTGGATGCGGCCGACAACGAGATCGTTCGGCAGAGGGTTGAGAAGCTCCTGCGTCTTCGCGATGAGGAGGGATACGATCCCTACGTGGTGGAAAAATGGGAGCGCAGGGATTCCCTGAAAACTATTGTGGAACGGTTCTCGCACCTCGAGGCGGATCAGGTGGACCATGCCGTGACGCTTCGGACGGCTGGGCGCCTGATGACACTCCGGCGGCAAGGCAAGGCGACCTTCGCCGACCTGGCCGACGAGGAGGGACGGATGCAGCTTTATTTCCAGGTCAACGAGCTGGGCGAGGCCCCCTACGAGTTTCTGAAGAAATGGGTCGACACCGGAGACTGGATCGGCGTGGTCGGGCATCCTTGCCGGACGCGACGCGGAGAGCTGACGATTCTTGTAAAGGAGTACAAGCTGCTGAGCAAGGCCATGCGCCCTCTTCCCGAGAAGTGGCATGGTCTGACCGATACCGAGGTGCGCTACCGGCAGCGCTATACGGACCTGATCGCCAACCCCGAGGTTCGGGAGGTCTTTCGCAAGCGGGCGCGGATCATCGCTTCCTTTCGCAGGACGTTGGAGGACCATGGGACCCTGGAGGTCGAGACCCCCACGCTCTCGGTTCTGGCTGGCGGCGCGAATGCCCGCCCTTTCAAGACTTTCCACAATGCTCTGGGGCTTCCCATGTTCATGCGCATCGCTCCGGAGCTCTACCTGAAACGCCTGGTCGTCGGGATGATGGGCCGGGTCTACGAGATCGGCAAAAACTTCCGGAACGAGGGGATCGACACCATGCACAACCCCGAGTTCACCATGATGGAGGTTTACTGGGCCTATGCGGACTATGAGGACATGATGAACCTGGCCGAGGAACTCATCCGCAACGCGGCGCGCGCCGTGGGGCCTTTACGGATCGAGTGGCAGGGCGTTTCCCTGGACCTCGAGAAACCCTTCCGTCGCGTGACGATGCTGGATATGGTCAAGGAGCATTCCGGCGTGGACTTCCGCGAGGTGAGGACCGACGAGGAGGCCCGCAGGATTGCCGCGGAGAAGGGACTGTCGGGAGAGCTCAAGGGGTCGGAAAGCCGTTTTGCCGTGTTGAACCTGATGTTCGAGGCGTTCTGCGAGGAGAAGATCACGGATCCGACCTTCGTCATGGGACACCCGACGGAGATCTCCCCGCTCTCCAAGCGCGATCCGGAGAACCCGGACTACACGCACCGTTTCGAGCTCTTCATGTGCGGTAAGGAGCTGGCGAACGCCTTCAGCGAGCTGAACGACCCGCTGGACCAGAGGGAGCGTTTCGAGGATCAGGTGCGCAAGAAGGAGGCCGGGGACGACGAGGCCCATGTCTTCGACGAGGATTTCATAAACGCCATCGAGTCGGGGCTTCCTCCGACGGGGGGCATGGGGATCGGTATCGACCGTCTGGTGATGTTCCTCACGGGCTCCCGCTCCATCCGTGACGTGATCCTCTTCCCCGCGATGAAGCCGAAGGGATGATGCTCTTGAGGTGTGCGCCATGACCGATCCCCATCCGTCCCGGGAGAAGACCGAGTCCGCGCGGCTGGAGGAATTGTACGAACGCATCGGGCACCACGCGCGCCTTTATTACGAGCAGGACGCCCCGGTGATCTCCGACGCGGAATACGATGCCCTGCTTCGCGAGCTGGAGGCTCTGGAGAGGAAACATCCGGAGCTCGCCCGGTCGGATTCGCCGACGAGGCGCGTGGGCGGAGCGGTCCTGGAGGGGTTCGGCAAGGTCGAGCACGGTCGGCCCATGCTTTCGCTCGACAACGTCTTCGACATGGAGGAATTGGCGTCGTTTCTGGCCCGTATGAAGGGGGCCGTCCCGGATGCGGGCATTCGGGACTGGGCGTTCACCTGCGAGATGAAGATCGACGGTCTGGCGGTCTCCCTCCTGTACGAGGACGGACTTTTTGTCCGCGGCGCCACGCGGGGCAACGGACGGGTGGGGGAGGACGTCACCGAGAACCTGCGTACCCTGCGTTCCCTGCCCCTGCGACTGAAGGGTGCCCTGCCCGGTCTCCTCGAGGTTCGCGGAGAGGTGCTGATGACCCGGAGCCGTTTCGAGGACCTGAATCGACTTCGGGAGGAGCGGGAGGAGCCCCTTTTCGCCAATCCCCGCAACGCGGCCGCCGGAACCTTGCGGCAGCTGAATTCTTCGGTCACGGCGGAACGGGGTCTGGACATATTTCTGTACTACCTGGTGGATGCTCCGGAGCGTGGGATCACCCGTCAGAGCGACATCCTTCCCTGGCTCGCGGAGCGGGGATTGCCGGTTCAGCCCGCTTGGAAACGCTGTGCCGGCTTGACCGAGGTCGAGGAGTTTGTCGAAGCGTGGGGAGAGAAGCGCTTCGAGCTGGACTACGTGACGGATGGGGTCGTCGTGAAGCTGGACGACATCGCCCTGTGGGACCTGCTCGGGGCCACCGCCCATGCGCCGCGCTGGGCGGTGGCCTACAAGTATCCTCCCGAGGAGGCTCTGACCCGCGTGCTGGGTATCGAGATATCCGTCGGCAGGACGGGAGCCTTGACCCCCGTGGCGAACCTGGAGCCGGTACGGCTGGCGGGGACGACGGTGCAGAGGGCGGGACTGCACAACGAGGACGAGATTCGCCGCAAGGACGT includes the following:
- a CDS encoding ABC transporter substrate-binding protein; its protein translation is MKRWNGFGMLLGMFVLLFLLGGAVGFAAEPIKIGYMATLTGEGATWGQHERDGALLAVKDVNARGGLLGRPLELICYDIKGKPEEAVNAIRRLIHDDKVVAIGGSNYSGIQLAVAPIAEKGQVPVIATSATNPAVTVDPNTGKVRPYMFRITYTDPYQGRVIADYLIKKCGAKKLAILGDVGDAYSEGLTEFVRKTADELGVENKFWAFRGGDVDFRAQLTSAREWGADAIALTMLYKEMGLVIKQAAELDWKPFFMGGDGYSPNIAEIAGKALDGTFWVNSVNIDDPMFDAMKKRYKEEFGQEATEISNTVYAYDVMTMFAHAIETAGVAEGPAIKDAIENTQNLQVTHFSWSVDKATHNPLNKPASVFEAKDGKLVFLEQWKPDDAK
- a CDS encoding M24 family metallopeptidase: MSKLRGLMRERDADAFVLFVLERLNSESCHYISGFRGSSAALIIDQEDARLITDGRYRTQAVEQSPFSLTVQALPLPLYVAKAISERGWRSVAFEAERISHGLFEAFFRPLSTRWVDASAFIPSLRRSKDRTEADAIRRAAVIARKAYDLMLERVEPGMTEADFESQLLCEIKKLGGEKGWAHDDFIVASGARGAMCHARATRKPFGLGETVTLDYGVMVDGYMCDITRNFAVGHAQPRALELNDILLKAHREAAAALRPGVAGRDVDAVARKVVTDAGYGEDFVHGLGHGLGLEIHEAPRLSALSRDVLQVGDVVTIEPGIYIEGWGGLRIEDDYIITETGAECLTLPDDQSLRIAG
- the lysS gene encoding lysine--tRNA ligase, whose protein sequence is MGQLDAADNEIVRQRVEKLLRLRDEEGYDPYVVEKWERRDSLKTIVERFSHLEADQVDHAVTLRTAGRLMTLRRQGKATFADLADEEGRMQLYFQVNELGEAPYEFLKKWVDTGDWIGVVGHPCRTRRGELTILVKEYKLLSKAMRPLPEKWHGLTDTEVRYRQRYTDLIANPEVREVFRKRARIIASFRRTLEDHGTLEVETPTLSVLAGGANARPFKTFHNALGLPMFMRIAPELYLKRLVVGMMGRVYEIGKNFRNEGIDTMHNPEFTMMEVYWAYADYEDMMNLAEELIRNAARAVGPLRIEWQGVSLDLEKPFRRVTMLDMVKEHSGVDFREVRTDEEARRIAAEKGLSGELKGSESRFAVLNLMFEAFCEEKITDPTFVMGHPTEISPLSKRDPENPDYTHRFELFMCGKELANAFSELNDPLDQRERFEDQVRKKEAGDDEAHVFDEDFINAIESGLPPTGGMGIGIDRLVMFLTGSRSIRDVILFPAMKPKG
- the ligA gene encoding NAD-dependent DNA ligase LigA, giving the protein MTDPHPSREKTESARLEELYERIGHHARLYYEQDAPVISDAEYDALLRELEALERKHPELARSDSPTRRVGGAVLEGFGKVEHGRPMLSLDNVFDMEELASFLARMKGAVPDAGIRDWAFTCEMKIDGLAVSLLYEDGLFVRGATRGNGRVGEDVTENLRTLRSLPLRLKGALPGLLEVRGEVLMTRSRFEDLNRLREEREEPLFANPRNAAAGTLRQLNSSVTAERGLDIFLYYLVDAPERGITRQSDILPWLAERGLPVQPAWKRCAGLTEVEEFVEAWGEKRFELDYVTDGVVVKLDDIALWDLLGATAHAPRWAVAYKYPPEEALTRVLGIEISVGRTGALTPVANLEPVRLAGTTVQRAGLHNEDEIRRKDVRVGDTVRVRKAAEIIPEVVRVETSYRTGSEVPFKMPERCPSCGAEAVRLPDEAVLRCPNRSSCPAQLKEGLRYFASRSGMDIRGLGERLAEQLVDTGKVRDLADIYELSESAWASMDRMGEKSAQNLMTGLEASKRRPLSSLIAALGIRYVGARVAELLAAHFDHMDLLGEASEEELAGIEGVGPVIASSVEAFFREPANRDLLRRLREKGLNFAGEARKGEGAFSGKSFVFTGELSSMKRSEAEARVRALGGTATGSVSARTGCVVAGAKGGSKLKKARELGVPVIDERAFLDMLEEAE